The Vespula pensylvanica isolate Volc-1 chromosome 5, ASM1446617v1, whole genome shotgun sequence genome includes a window with the following:
- the LOC122629099 gene encoding 40S ribosomal protein S4 — translation MARGPKKHLKRLNAPKAWMLDKLGGVYAPRPSTGPHKLRESLPLVIFLRNRLKYALTNCEVTKIVMQRLIKVDGKVRTDPNYPAGFMDVITIEKTGEFFRLIYDVKGRFTIHRITAEEAKYKLCKVKRVQTGPKGIPFLVTHDGRTMRYPDPLIKVNDTIQLDIASGKILDSIRFDSGNLCMITGGRNLGRVGTVVSRERHPGSFDICHIKDSQGHTFATRLNNVFIIGKGLKAYISLPRDKGVKLSIAEERDKRLAAKGVN, via the exons ATG GCTCGTGGTCCAAAAAAACACTTGAAGCGTCTCAATGCTCCCAAAGCATGGATGTTGGATAAATTGGGAGGTGTCTATGCACCTCGTCCATCTACTGGACCACATAAGCTCAGGGAATCTCTTCCCTTGGTCATATTTTTACGTAATAGGTTGAAATATGCTCTAACTAATTGCGAGGTTACAAAAATTGTAATGCAACGACTTATCAAAGTTGATGGCAAAGTACGTACTGATCCCAATTATCCTGCTGGGTTTATGG ATGTTATTACTATTGAAAAGACTGGTGAATTTTTCCGTTTAATTTACGATGTGAAAGGACGTTTCACTATTCACCGTATCACAGCAGAGGAAGCTAAg TACAAGTTGTGTAAAGTTAAGAGAGTCCAAACTGGTCCAAAAGGAATTCCTTTCCTAGTTACACATGATGGAAGGACCATGCGCTACCCAGATcctttaataaaagttaatgatACTATTCAATTGGATATTGCCAGTGGAAAAATATTAGACTCTATTCGTTTCGATTCTG gAAATTTGTGTATGATCACCGGCGGAAGGAATTTAGGTCGTGTCGGAACAGTTGTTAGTCGCGAACGTCATCCTGGTTCATTTGATATTTGTCATATTAAGGATTCTCAAGGACATACGTTTGCCACTAG GTTGAATAACGTATTCATTATTGGAAAAGGTCTGAAGGCATATATAAGTTTACCAAGAGACAAGGGTGTCAAGCTTTCCATTGCGGAAGAACGTGACAAGAGATTAGCAGCAAAGGGAGTGAATTAA
- the LOC122629098 gene encoding deoxyribose-phosphate aldolase codes for MSDNSKEEIVMDDANKINNAFSADLLDVFIDECEINEEVRQIKHEANCIKGTDKIVTLLKAVTFVDLTSLKGDDTAATIEKLCKKALNPIDQLKFNWDEPLRTAAVCVYPLRIQDAIKVLQNSDEKHNISVASVAAGFPSGQYPLQTRLGEIYYAVKTGAKEIDVVINRPLALEHKWEDLYNELRTMREACNTTCMKTILATGELPDYCNVYKASMVAMMAGSDFIKTSTGKESVNATLPVGIVMCRAIKDYYAQTGRKIGFKPAGGIKTSSDILEWMTLINKELGDSWLNKKLFRIGASSVLDSIANEINCTISCDDK; via the exons ATGTCTGATAATTCAAAGGAGGAAATAGTAATGGATGatgcaaataaaattaataatgcatTTTCTGCtg ATTTATTAGATGTTTTTATTGATGAAtgtgaaataaatgaagaagtaAGACAAATAAAACATGAAGCAAATTGTATAAAGGGAACTGATAAAATTGTTACATTACTTAAAGCTGTTACTTTCGTCGATTTAACTTCCTTAAAGGGTGATGATACAGCTGCTACAATTGAGAAATTATGCAAAAAA gcTTTAAATCCTATTGATCAATTAAAGTTTAATTGGGATGAACCACTACGTACAGCAGCTGTATGTGTTTATCCATTAAGAATACAAGATGCTATAAAAGTGTTACAAAATAGCGATGAAAAGCATAACATTTCTGTAGCTTCTG TAGCTGCAGGATTTCCCTCTGGTCAATATCCTTTGCAAACACGTCTCGGGGAAATATATTATGCAGTGAAAACCGGAGCTAAAGAAATTGATGTCGTTATTAATCGGCCTTTGGCTTTAGAACATAAATGGGAAGATCTATATAACGAATTAAGAACAATGCGCGAAGCATGTAATACAACATGTATGAAAACGATACTTGCTACAGGAGAACTACCTGATTActgtaatgtatataaagcTTCAATGGTAGCTATGATGGCTGGCagtgattttattaaaacatctACTGGAAAAGAAAGTGTAAATGCCACTTTACCTGTCGGGATAGTTATGTGTAGAGCTATAAAAGATTACTATGCGCAGACAGGGAGAAAA attgGATTTAAGCCAGCTGGAGGTATTAAAACCTCATCAGATATCTTAGAATGGAtgacattaattaataaagaattgGGTGATTCAtggttaaataaaaaattatttagaattgGTGCATCCAGCGTACTGGATAGTATTgctaatgaaattaattgtacAATCAGCTGTGATGACAAATAA